The Setaria italica strain Yugu1 chromosome IX, Setaria_italica_v2.0, whole genome shotgun sequence genome has a window encoding:
- the LOC105915131 gene encoding uncharacterized protein LOC105915131, with the protein MTKTLLDLCIAQKNQFNWSNRCITKLGWKNVYRSFNQQTGMNLGSKQLQNKLNALRRTFVSWRDLQIQSGGVAADPTFWEDEEVETSGGAAQPSSQSSFVKPPPFIDELYELYGCDPQDRGTLLTAGGIREATPSVGTEGNAADLYQDPMRASSAHNLSKRSSQEISVDSPPKKKSDSLEDYFRDISETVANRSQKCADREQEEMDHAMQLIEEDGLQEGSPLYCQTLYLCTRNPGYRRSFTKMKMKEG; encoded by the exons ATGACGAAAACTTTGCTGGACTTGTGCATTGCTCAGAAGAACCAATTCAATTGGAGCAACAGATGCAtcactaagttgggatggaAGAACGTGTACCGCAGCTTCAACCAACAGACTGGGATGAATTTGGGTagcaagcagctgcagaacaagctCAACGCCCTGCGGAGAACATTCGTGAGCTGGAGGGACTTGCAAATCCAATCTGGTGGTGTTGCTGCTGATCCCACCTTTTGGGAAGACGAAGAAGTG GAAACCAGTGGTGGTGCTGCCCAGCCAAGTTCCCAGTCGAGTTTTGTTAAGCCTCCACCGTTCATCGATGAATTGTATGAGTTGTATGGCTGTGACCCCCAAGACAGGGGCACCTTGCTAACGGCCGGAGGTATTCGTGAGGCGACACCTAGCGTGGGGACTGAGGGCAATGCAGCAGACTTGTACCAGGACCCCATGCGTGCTAGTAGTGCTCATAACTTGTCCAAACGGTCGTCCCAGGAAATCTCTGTTGACAGTCCTCCGAAAAAGAAAAGTGACAGCTTGGAGGACTACTTCAGAGATATTTCCGAAACTGTGGCAaacaggagtcagaaatgtgcTGACCGTGAACAGGAGGAAATGGACCATGCAATGCAGCTTATAGAAGAAGATGGTCTACAGGAGGGGTCTCCGCTTTACTGCCAGACACTTTATTTATGTACTAGGAACCCGGGTTATCGGAGGTCCTTCACGAAGATGAAAATGAAAGAGGGCTGA
- the LOC101773642 gene encoding uncharacterized protein LOC101773642 isoform X2 produces MFLYIMQQREHLKGIPRSKLAIICLMNSNPPIPDISDSYLDNLLSNFLPAGPFGNGNIINQSNLAQCIPFQKNTTVVLTNDQISPGVWYIGYFHGLGPARTQSKMISRGKARLVSTRITVRGCPTSAFWGPYCNQTVEMIGCSQPSINNNSRNLLDLNIERRNSRYTREHHRRINILSQQNHLVEKEVGSNVTALVRMENSITCSISNDSLCVRQGDMKFYFLDVVNLALQFQITAANFGVLGPSLICYLRYNAFPQRDLHDYSGDISHDPLVVKSPNIGRWYIAIETVNKTQTNNTASNPVLDTMCFSLKWQLTGCLNGKSGTDCSWEAYGLQRVPRRSPSVPFESYYVPTDERASLEDSHFYLEQFLSNSSSEQFAWTYFFLDVPQGSAGALIHVQLKSDKELNYELYSKYGGLPSNDTWDYYASRTSSSNGSLFFSLQNSTSSDMDLSIFYAKEGTWCFGVKYPSGRANSQTYMSVSLQGCHRNCNQKGVCHSSVDESGLTFYSFCTCDRDHGGFDCSDELVSPNGHIWQSVFLIASNAAAILPAFWALRQKAFAEWILYTSSGISSALYHSCDVGTWCILSFRVLQFLDFWLSFMAVVGTFICMATIDEASKRAMHTAVFILTALLAATGATRSANIGIVIAIGSLGLLMGWLLEFSTARRFICWPWQINLNVPQSWPNFGTLLRNTLEVLNKRFRWIFLLLGFITLSFAATSWKLESNSNYWIWHSMWHITIYTSSFFFLCSMRVNARNRNPESNYELTRQDSLPRSETQPREN; encoded by the exons ATGTTTCTTTACATAATGCAGCAGAGGGAGCACTTGAAAGGCATTCCAAGAAGCAAGCTTGCTATTATCTGTTTGATGAATTCCAACCCTCCTATTCCTGATATATCTGATTCTTATCTGGACAATTTAT TATCAAACTTTCTCCCAGCTGGGCCTTTTGGCAACGGCAATATAATTAATCAGTCAAATCTGGCGCAGTGCATACCATTTCAGAAAAACACAACAGTTGTGCTAACAAACGACCAG ATATCTCCAGGGGTATGGTACATTGGGTACTTTCATGGCCTTGGCCCTGCTCGCACACAATCGAAGATG ATTAGCCGAGGAAAAGCACGCTTGGTGAGCACTCGCATTACTGTAAGAGGATGCCCCACTTCAGCATTTTGGGGGCCCTACTGCAACCAAACAGTTGAAATGATTGGTTGTTCTCAACCTTCAATAAATAATAACTCAAGGAACCTTCTAGATCTGAACATTGAGAGGAGGAACAGTAGGTATACTAGAGAGCATCATAGGCGTATTAATATCCTATCACAGCAGAACCATTTGGTAGAAAAGGAAGTTGGGTCTAATGTTACAGCCCTGGTTAGAATGGAGAACTCAATCACTTGTTCCATTTCTAATGACTCATTATGCGTCAGGCAAGGCGACATGAAGTTCTACTTCTTGGATGTAGTCAACCTAGCATTGCAGTTTCAAATTACAGCTGCAAACTTTGGAGTTCTAGGGCCATCCTTGATTTGTTACCTGCGGTATAATGCCTTTCCTCAAAGAGATCTGCATGACTATTCAGGTGATATCAGCCATGATCCTTTAGTTGTGAAGTCGCCGAATATTGGGCGTTGGTATATTGCTATTGAGACTGTCAATAAAACACAGACGAATAATACAGCATCAAACCCTGTTCTAGATACTATGTGTTTCTCATTGAAGTGGCAATTGACTGGATGCTTGAATGGAAAAAGTGGAACAGATTGCTCTTGGGAGGCATACGGGCTCCAG AGGGTTCCAAGGAGAAGTCCTTCAGTCCCATTTGAGTCATATTATGTTCCTACTGATGAAAGGGCATCACTGGAAGATAGCCACTTCTATTTGGAGCAATTTTTAAGTAACTCATCCAGTGAGCAGTTTGCATGGACATATTTCTTTTTGGATGTTCCTCAAGGTTCAGCTGGTGCACTTATCCATGTACAGCTTAAGTCGGATAAAGAATTGAACTACGAGTTGTACTCAAAATATGGTGGCTTACCATCAAATGATACTTGGGATTATTATGCGAGTAGGACAAGCAGCAGTAATGGTTCACTATTTTTTTCGTTACAGAATTCCACAAGTTCAGACATGGATCTATCAATTTTTTATGCTAAAGAGGGAACTTGGTGCTTTGGGGTGAAGTATCCAAGTGGTAGGGCAAATTCTCAGACGTACATGTCTGTATCCCTTCAGGGTTGCCATAGAAACTGCAATCAGAAAGGTGTGTGTCATTCCTCAGTTGATGAAAGTGGGCTGACGTTCTACAG CTTCTGCACCTGTGATCGTGATCATGGTGGGTTTGATTGCAGCGATGAGCTAGTCTCCCCTAATG GGCACATTTGGCAGTCTGTCTTTCTAATTGCCTCAAATGCTGCAGCTATTTTACCTGCCTTCTGGGCCCTCCGGCAAAAG GCATTTGCAGAATGGATTCTTTACACATCTAGTGGAATTTCCAGTGCATTATACCATTCATGTGATGTGGGCACCTGGTGCATTCTATCTTTTCGTGTATTACAG TTTTTGGACTTCTGGCTTTCCTTCATGGCTGTTGTGGGTACATTCATATGTATGGCTACAATTGACGAAGCTTCAAAGAGAGCAATGCATACAGCCGTATTTATACTCACAGCTCTTTTAGCTGCAACTGGTGCAACAAG ATCTGCAAATATTGGAATCGTCATTGCGATTGGTTCTCTTGGCCTGCTTATGGGATGGCTATTGGAATTCTCTACAGCAAGAAGATTTATATGCTGGCCCTGGCAAATTAATCTTAATGTGCCTCAAAG TTGGCCAAACTTCGGCACTTTATTACGGAATACTCTGGAGGTGTTGAACAAACGCTTCCGTTGGATATTTCTACTTTTGGGTTTCATCACATTATCATTTGCGGCTACGAGCTGGAAGCTGGAATCGAATAGCAACTACTGGATTTGGCACAG CATGTGGCACATAACCATCTACACgtcttcatttttcttcctGTGCTCCATGCGTGTGAACGCAAGGAACCGCAATCCAGAGTCAAACTATGAGTTAACGAGGCAAGACTCATTGCCAAGGTCAGAAACTCAACCAAGGGAGAACTAG
- the LOC101773642 gene encoding uncharacterized protein LOC101773642 isoform X1, with amino-acid sequence MRAPMAAAAAAAVLVLVMGAGWAPGPRGCAAQGEEVVVASYGQDRLWLKPYDWTYLRVELPPSFSSVTMDFATDIDIQREHLKGIPRSKLAIICLMNSNPPIPDISDSYLDNLLSNFLPAGPFGNGNIINQSNLAQCIPFQKNTTVVLTNDQISPGVWYIGYFHGLGPARTQSKMISRGKARLVSTRITVRGCPTSAFWGPYCNQTVEMIGCSQPSINNNSRNLLDLNIERRNSRYTREHHRRINILSQQNHLVEKEVGSNVTALVRMENSITCSISNDSLCVRQGDMKFYFLDVVNLALQFQITAANFGVLGPSLICYLRYNAFPQRDLHDYSGDISHDPLVVKSPNIGRWYIAIETVNKTQTNNTASNPVLDTMCFSLKWQLTGCLNGKSGTDCSWEAYGLQRVPRRSPSVPFESYYVPTDERASLEDSHFYLEQFLSNSSSEQFAWTYFFLDVPQGSAGALIHVQLKSDKELNYELYSKYGGLPSNDTWDYYASRTSSSNGSLFFSLQNSTSSDMDLSIFYAKEGTWCFGVKYPSGRANSQTYMSVSLQGCHRNCNQKGVCHSSVDESGLTFYSFCTCDRDHGGFDCSDELVSPNGHIWQSVFLIASNAAAILPAFWALRQKAFAEWILYTSSGISSALYHSCDVGTWCILSFRVLQFLDFWLSFMAVVGTFICMATIDEASKRAMHTAVFILTALLAATGATRSANIGIVIAIGSLGLLMGWLLEFSTARRFICWPWQINLNVPQSWPNFGTLLRNTLEVLNKRFRWIFLLLGFITLSFAATSWKLESNSNYWIWHSMWHITIYTSSFFFLCSMRVNARNRNPESNYELTRQDSLPRSETQPREN; translated from the exons ATGCGCGCGCccatggctgcggcggcggcggcggcggtgctggtgctggtgatGGGAGCGGGGTGGGCGCCGGGCCCCCGCGGGTGCGCCGCgcagggggaggaggtggtggtggccagCTACGGGCAGGACAGGCTCTGGCTCAAGCCCTACGACTGGACCTACCTGCGCG TTGAGTTGCCGCCGTCGTTTTCCTCTGTCACCATGGATTTCGCTACTGACATAGACATT CAGAGGGAGCACTTGAAAGGCATTCCAAGAAGCAAGCTTGCTATTATCTGTTTGATGAATTCCAACCCTCCTATTCCTGATATATCTGATTCTTATCTGGACAATTTAT TATCAAACTTTCTCCCAGCTGGGCCTTTTGGCAACGGCAATATAATTAATCAGTCAAATCTGGCGCAGTGCATACCATTTCAGAAAAACACAACAGTTGTGCTAACAAACGACCAG ATATCTCCAGGGGTATGGTACATTGGGTACTTTCATGGCCTTGGCCCTGCTCGCACACAATCGAAGATG ATTAGCCGAGGAAAAGCACGCTTGGTGAGCACTCGCATTACTGTAAGAGGATGCCCCACTTCAGCATTTTGGGGGCCCTACTGCAACCAAACAGTTGAAATGATTGGTTGTTCTCAACCTTCAATAAATAATAACTCAAGGAACCTTCTAGATCTGAACATTGAGAGGAGGAACAGTAGGTATACTAGAGAGCATCATAGGCGTATTAATATCCTATCACAGCAGAACCATTTGGTAGAAAAGGAAGTTGGGTCTAATGTTACAGCCCTGGTTAGAATGGAGAACTCAATCACTTGTTCCATTTCTAATGACTCATTATGCGTCAGGCAAGGCGACATGAAGTTCTACTTCTTGGATGTAGTCAACCTAGCATTGCAGTTTCAAATTACAGCTGCAAACTTTGGAGTTCTAGGGCCATCCTTGATTTGTTACCTGCGGTATAATGCCTTTCCTCAAAGAGATCTGCATGACTATTCAGGTGATATCAGCCATGATCCTTTAGTTGTGAAGTCGCCGAATATTGGGCGTTGGTATATTGCTATTGAGACTGTCAATAAAACACAGACGAATAATACAGCATCAAACCCTGTTCTAGATACTATGTGTTTCTCATTGAAGTGGCAATTGACTGGATGCTTGAATGGAAAAAGTGGAACAGATTGCTCTTGGGAGGCATACGGGCTCCAG AGGGTTCCAAGGAGAAGTCCTTCAGTCCCATTTGAGTCATATTATGTTCCTACTGATGAAAGGGCATCACTGGAAGATAGCCACTTCTATTTGGAGCAATTTTTAAGTAACTCATCCAGTGAGCAGTTTGCATGGACATATTTCTTTTTGGATGTTCCTCAAGGTTCAGCTGGTGCACTTATCCATGTACAGCTTAAGTCGGATAAAGAATTGAACTACGAGTTGTACTCAAAATATGGTGGCTTACCATCAAATGATACTTGGGATTATTATGCGAGTAGGACAAGCAGCAGTAATGGTTCACTATTTTTTTCGTTACAGAATTCCACAAGTTCAGACATGGATCTATCAATTTTTTATGCTAAAGAGGGAACTTGGTGCTTTGGGGTGAAGTATCCAAGTGGTAGGGCAAATTCTCAGACGTACATGTCTGTATCCCTTCAGGGTTGCCATAGAAACTGCAATCAGAAAGGTGTGTGTCATTCCTCAGTTGATGAAAGTGGGCTGACGTTCTACAG CTTCTGCACCTGTGATCGTGATCATGGTGGGTTTGATTGCAGCGATGAGCTAGTCTCCCCTAATG GGCACATTTGGCAGTCTGTCTTTCTAATTGCCTCAAATGCTGCAGCTATTTTACCTGCCTTCTGGGCCCTCCGGCAAAAG GCATTTGCAGAATGGATTCTTTACACATCTAGTGGAATTTCCAGTGCATTATACCATTCATGTGATGTGGGCACCTGGTGCATTCTATCTTTTCGTGTATTACAG TTTTTGGACTTCTGGCTTTCCTTCATGGCTGTTGTGGGTACATTCATATGTATGGCTACAATTGACGAAGCTTCAAAGAGAGCAATGCATACAGCCGTATTTATACTCACAGCTCTTTTAGCTGCAACTGGTGCAACAAG ATCTGCAAATATTGGAATCGTCATTGCGATTGGTTCTCTTGGCCTGCTTATGGGATGGCTATTGGAATTCTCTACAGCAAGAAGATTTATATGCTGGCCCTGGCAAATTAATCTTAATGTGCCTCAAAG TTGGCCAAACTTCGGCACTTTATTACGGAATACTCTGGAGGTGTTGAACAAACGCTTCCGTTGGATATTTCTACTTTTGGGTTTCATCACATTATCATTTGCGGCTACGAGCTGGAAGCTGGAATCGAATAGCAACTACTGGATTTGGCACAG CATGTGGCACATAACCATCTACACgtcttcatttttcttcctGTGCTCCATGCGTGTGAACGCAAGGAACCGCAATCCAGAGTCAAACTATGAGTTAACGAGGCAAGACTCATTGCCAAGGTCAGAAACTCAACCAAGGGAGAACTAG